The stretch of DNA CGCGGTGTCGGTCGGCATCGCCTACGACAGCGTGCGGGCCAAGCTCATCGACGCCATACCGGGCCTGTTCGCCTACGCCGGCGGCGCGCTGGCCGCGGGCGCGCTGGCCGCGTGGCTGATCTCCCGGCGGGTCCAGCGGCAGACGAGGGACCTGGCCTTCTCGGACATCGCGGCCCTGCTCGCCGAGCGCGAGGCCATGCTGCACGGCATCCGGGAGGGGGTGGTGGCCCTGGACCGCGGCGGGCGGATCCGGCTGCTCAACGACGAGGCACAGCGGCTGCTCGGCCTCGGCGACGAGGCGGTCGGCCGGTCGCTCGACGAGGCGCTCGGGGAGGGCCGTACGACCGACGTCCTGGCCGGGCGGGTGACGGGCACGGACCTGCTCACCGTGCGCGGGCAGCGCGTCCTGGTCGCCAACCGGATGCCGACCGACGACGGGGGTGCCGTCGCCACCCTGCGCGACCGCACCGAACTGGAGGAGCTGGGCCGGGAGCTGGACTCGACACGCGGCCTGATCGACGCCCTGCGCGCCCAGGACCACGAGCACGCCAACCGCATGCACACGCTGCTCGGGCTGCTGGAGCTGGAGATGTACGACGACGCCGTGGAGTTCGTCGGAGAGGTGGTCGGCGACCACCGGGCCACCGCCGAACAGGTCACCGAGAAGATCCAGGACCCACTGATCGCCGCCCTGCTCGTCGGCAAGGCGACCGTCGCTGCCGAGCGTGGGGTCGCGCTGTGGCTGTCCGACCGCACGCACCTGCCGGACCGGGTCGTCGACCCCAGGGGGCTGGTGACGATCGTCGGCAACCTGGTCGACAACGCGCTCGACGCCGTCGCGGCGACCCCGCACGCGCGCGTGGAGGTCGAACTGCGCGCGGAGGCACGTGCCGCCGTGCTCCGGGTGCGCGACACCGGGCCCGGGGTCCCGGCGGGCCGGCGTGACCTGATCTTCACGGAGGGATGGTCCACCAAGCAGCCGCCGGCGCACGGCAGGCGCGGTATCGGTCTGTCCCTGGTGCGCAGGCTCGCCGAGCGGCAGGGCGGAACCGTAGCGGTGGGCGAGGCACACGGCGGCGGCGCGGAGTTCACGGTCGTCCTGCCCGAGGCGCTGGCCGAGGCGGAGCCGGCCCCCCTCCTCGGCGCCGTCCTCGGCGCCGTCGGGACCGGCGCGGACGAGGAGGAGCGGTGATCGAGGTCCTGATCGTGGACGACGACCTCCGGGTCGCGCGCGTCAACGCCGCCTATGTGGAGAAGGTGCCGGGCTTCCGCGTCGCAGGTGAGGCGCACAGCGCGGCCGAGGCGCTGCACCGGCTCGATACGCTGCCGCGGCTCGACCTGGTCCTCATGGATCACTACCTGCCCGACGACACGGGCCTGTCGGTCGTCCGGGAGATGCGCAGCCGCGGCCTCCGTACCGACGTGATCATGGTGACGGCGGCCCGGGACGTGTCGACCGTGCAGGCGGCGATGCGGCACGGTGCGCTGCAGTACCTGATCAAGCCGTTCACCTTCGCCGGGCTGGGGTCCAGACTGGAGGCGTACGCGGCGCTGCGCCGTGTCCTGGACGGTGGCGGCGAGGCCGAACAGGCCGAGGTCGACCGGCTCTTCGGGGCGCTGTCGGCGGCGCCGGAACCCGGGCTGCCCAAGGGGCACTCCCCCGCCACCACCGAACTCGTCCGCCGGACCCTGATGCGGGCCGACGGACCCCTGTCGGCCCAGGAGGTCGCCGAGCGGACCGGGGTGAGCCGGCAGACCGCCCAGCGCTGTCTGAAGTTCCTGGAGCGCACCGGGCGGGCCCGGCTGACGCTGAGGTACGGCGGCGCGGGCCGCCCGGAACACCGTTACGTGTGGGCGGCCCGCGCCTGAGGCCACGGCTCGGGGGGGGAGGGGAAGAGGCCGTGGCCCCCTTGCATACGGATGTCAGCCCGCGGCCTTCTCAACGAACTCGGTGGTGAACGTCTTGCTCAGGTCCACGTCGGCGTTCTGGATGTTGGGGTTGAACGCCTTGAGCACCTTCTCCACGGTCTCCGGACCGTTCTGAGGCATGACGCCGTCGGTGGTGAACATCGGCAGCGTGCTCTTGATCGCCTCCACGTAGACCGCCTTGTTGCCCTGGGAGTAGTCGGCGGGCATCTTGGCGGCGATCTCGTCGGCGCTGTGGGTGGACATCCACTTGAGCGTCTTGACGAACGCGTTGGCCAGCTTCTGGGTGGTCTCCTTGTGGCTGTTGACCCAGTCCGTCTGCATGTACAGGCTGGACGACGGGTACGGGCCGCCGAGCGCCTCCTGCGAACCCTCGGGCGTCCGCATGTCGATGAGGACCTTGCCCGCCTTCTTGTCCAGGATCGTCGCGACGGTGGGATCGGTCGTCATGCCGCCGTCGATGGAGCCCTTCTCGAGCGCGGCGATGAAGGTCGGTCCCGCGCCGACGGCGACCGGGCTGAACTCGCTGACCTTCACACCGTTCTTGACCGCCAGGTACTTGGTGAGGAAGTCGGTGGAGGAGCCGAGGCCGGTGACACCGAGCTTCTTGCCCTTGAAGTCCTTCGGCGACTTGATCTTGTCCGCCGCCTTGTTGGAGACGACCTCCACCTCGCCGGGCGCGTGCGAGAACTGCACCACGGACTCGACGTACTTGCCCTTGGTCTGGAGGTCCAGGGTGTGGTCGTAGAAGCCGACGGCGCCCTGGACCTGGCCGGAGACGAGCGCGGTCTCGGCCTGGACACCGGCGGGCTCGCTCAGCAGCTCGACGTCCAGGCCCTCGTCGGCGAAGTAGCCGAGGCGCTGGGTGAGCATCGCGGGCATGTAGATGACCTTGTCCAGGCCACCCACCATGATCTTGACGTGCTCGCCCTTGCCGTTGCCGGTGGACGTCGAGCTCGCCGCGTCGTTGGCGCAGGCGGTGAGGGAGGACAGAGCGAGCAGGCCGGCGGCGGCCGACGCGGTGAATCTGGCGGTCTTGCGCATGAGGGTCACGTCCTTGTGAGAAAAGCGGTACGGGAAGCGGGGAGCCTGGGGGAAAGCCGGTGCGGTCGGGCCGTCAGTCCCCGGAGCCCGTCGGCTTCCAGCGGAAGATGCGGCGCTCGGCGAAGGTGAGCAGTCCTTCGGCGACGAGCGCGACGGCGGCGAGGATGACCATCGCGGCGTACACACCGGCCGCGTTGAAGTTGCCCTGGGACGCCGCGACGAGCAGGCCGATGCCCTTGGTGGCTCCGATGTACTCGCCGACGATGGCGCCGATGAGCGCGAAGCCGAAGCTGACGTGCAGGCTGGTGAAGATCCACGAGGTCGCGGACGGGATGACCACCTGGAAGGTGACCCTGCGGTCGCTCGCGCCGAGGATCCGCGCGTTGGCCACCAGGTTGCGGTCGACCTCCCGGGCGCCCTGGAAGGCGTTGAAGAACACCGGGAAGAACACGAGGACCACGGCCGAGGCGATCTTGGAGACCGGTCCGAGCCCGAACCAGATCACGAAGATCGGGGCGAGCACGATCCTGGGGAGCGAGTTGAGCACCTTGATGTAGGGGCCGAGGACGTCGGCGAGGAAGGGGATGCGGCCGAGCGCGATACCGAGGATCACACCGGCCACCACGCCGAACACCCAGCCGATCAGGGCCTCGTAGAGCGTGTACCAGATCTGCTCGCCCAGCGAGCCCTGCGCGGTGCCGTGCGTGATCCAGGTCCAGATCTGGTCCCAGATCTTCGAGGGCATCGAGAAGTTGAACGGGTCGATGACCGCGGCCCGGGAGAGCGCCTCCCAGAGGCCGAGCACGGCCACCAGCACCAGGACGCGGGCGCAGGTGACGACCACCTTGCGCTTGCGGGCGGCGCGGGCCCGGGAGTGGGCGCGGTCGGTCGTCTTGACCGTGTCGACGACCGGAGTGCTGAGGACCTCAGGCGACATGGGCGGCACCTCTTTCACGGGTGATGCGGACCTCTTCGCCGAGCGACTCCCAGATCTCGCGGTAGATGTCGATGAACTCCGTCTGCAGGCGCACCTGTTCGACCTTGCGCGGCCTGGGCAGGCCGATGTCGAAGACCTGCTTCACGGTCGCGGGTCCGGCGGTCATGACGACGACCTTGTCGGCCAGGGCGATGGCCTCCTCCAGGTCGTGGGTGACGAAGACGACCGAGGCGCCCGTGCCCTCCCACAGCTCCAGGAGCTCGTCCGACATCAGCGCCCGGGTCTGCACGTCGAGCGCCGAGAAGGGCTCGTCCATCAGCAGGATCTCGGGGTCGTTGACGAAGGTGGCGGCGAGGGCGACGCGCTTGCGCTGGCCGCCGGAGAGCTGGTGCGGGTAGCGGTCCTCGAAGGCGGCGAGTCCGACCCTGGCCAGCCAGGCGCGGGCCTTCTCCTTCGCCTCGGCCTT from Streptomyces sp. 6-11-2 encodes:
- a CDS encoding sensor histidine kinase gives rise to the protein MSVSPPARRRRLGLPRRMFSQVLLMQLAIAAGVAVLATGLFLAPLGDQLDEQAMRRALAIAETTAQNRQIARDLQHTAPSVDGPVQREAERIRKSTGAEYVVVMDMHGTRWSHTDPEQIGRPVSTDPGTALAGRKVMEIDTGTLGRSARGKVPLYDVGHHIVGAVSVGIAYDSVRAKLIDAIPGLFAYAGGALAAGALAAWLISRRVQRQTRDLAFSDIAALLAEREAMLHGIREGVVALDRGGRIRLLNDEAQRLLGLGDEAVGRSLDEALGEGRTTDVLAGRVTGTDLLTVRGQRVLVANRMPTDDGGAVATLRDRTELEELGRELDSTRGLIDALRAQDHEHANRMHTLLGLLELEMYDDAVEFVGEVVGDHRATAEQVTEKIQDPLIAALLVGKATVAAERGVALWLSDRTHLPDRVVDPRGLVTIVGNLVDNALDAVAATPHARVEVELRAEARAAVLRVRDTGPGVPAGRRDLIFTEGWSTKQPPAHGRRGIGLSLVRRLAERQGGTVAVGEAHGGGAEFTVVLPEALAEAEPAPLLGAVLGAVGTGADEEER
- a CDS encoding response regulator; this translates as MIEVLIVDDDLRVARVNAAYVEKVPGFRVAGEAHSAAEALHRLDTLPRLDLVLMDHYLPDDTGLSVVREMRSRGLRTDVIMVTAARDVSTVQAAMRHGALQYLIKPFTFAGLGSRLEAYAALRRVLDGGGEAEQAEVDRLFGALSAAPEPGLPKGHSPATTELVRRTLMRADGPLSAQEVAERTGVSRQTAQRCLKFLERTGRARLTLRYGGAGRPEHRYVWAARA
- a CDS encoding ABC transporter substrate-binding protein, with protein sequence MRKTARFTASAAAGLLALSSLTACANDAASSTSTGNGKGEHVKIMVGGLDKVIYMPAMLTQRLGYFADEGLDVELLSEPAGVQAETALVSGQVQGAVGFYDHTLDLQTKGKYVESVVQFSHAPGEVEVVSNKAADKIKSPKDFKGKKLGVTGLGSSTDFLTKYLAVKNGVKVSEFSPVAVGAGPTFIAALEKGSIDGGMTTDPTVATILDKKAGKVLIDMRTPEGSQEALGGPYPSSSLYMQTDWVNSHKETTQKLANAFVKTLKWMSTHSADEIAAKMPADYSQGNKAVYVEAIKSTLPMFTTDGVMPQNGPETVEKVLKAFNPNIQNADVDLSKTFTTEFVEKAAG
- a CDS encoding ABC transporter ATP-binding protein, yielding MSTDTSPAIELRGASKTFRTPSGGLHTAVRDLDLTVRRGEFVAVVGPTGCGKSTTLTLVSGLEEPTEGDVLVAGRPVQGVGGKVGFVFQQDATFPWRSVLSNVMAGPRFRGVPKAEAKEKARAWLARVGLAAFEDRYPHQLSGGQRKRVALAATFVNDPEILLMDEPFSALDVQTRALMSDELLELWEGTGASVVFVTHDLEEAIALADKVVVMTAGPATVKQVFDIGLPRPRKVEQVRLQTEFIDIYREIWESLGEEVRITRERGAAHVA
- a CDS encoding ABC transporter permease, yielding MSPEVLSTPVVDTVKTTDRAHSRARAARKRKVVVTCARVLVLVAVLGLWEALSRAAVIDPFNFSMPSKIWDQIWTWITHGTAQGSLGEQIWYTLYEALIGWVFGVVAGVILGIALGRIPFLADVLGPYIKVLNSLPRIVLAPIFVIWFGLGPVSKIASAVVLVFFPVFFNAFQGAREVDRNLVANARILGASDRRVTFQVVIPSATSWIFTSLHVSFGFALIGAIVGEYIGATKGIGLLVAASQGNFNAAGVYAAMVILAAVALVAEGLLTFAERRIFRWKPTGSGD